The Macaca mulatta isolate MMU2019108-1 chromosome 19, T2T-MMU8v2.0, whole genome shotgun sequence sequence gtctcaaaaaaaaaaaaaaaaaacaaaacctggaatTACCGTAGGGACCAGCAATCCTGCTCCTGGGCAAGGCCCCAAGGAACTCACAGCAGGGACCCAAAGAGGTCCTTGCACAGCCACGTTCATGGGAGCATGACTCACAGCAGCCAAAATGCAGAggcaactcaagtgtccatggaccggcctggccaacatggcgaaaccccatctctactaaaaatataaaaattaggccgggcgcggtggctcaagcctgtaatcccagcactttgggaggccgagacgggcggatcacaaggtcaggagatcgagactatcctggctaacacggtgaaaccccatctctactaaaaatacaaaaaactagccaggcgaggtggcgagcgcctgtagtcccagctacttgggaggttgaggcgggagaatggcgtgaacccaggaggcagagcttgcagtgagctgagatcacaccactgcactccagcctgggtgacagagcgagactccgtctcaaaaaaaaaaaaaaaaaaaaaaaattagccgggcatggtggtggcacgcctatagtcccagctactctagaggctgaagcaggagaattgcttgaacccgggaagtaaaggttgcagtgacctgagatcgtgccattgcactccagcctgggcaacagagcaagactccatctcaaaacaagagagagagagagagagagagaaagagggaaagagagagagaaaagagagacagagagaaagcaaacaaGCAAGGAGGCAGGCTGGGCGTAGTCGCTCACACCTgtgcatcccagaactttgggaggctgagacaggagggaccaaggagtttgaggtcagcctggacaacatagcaagaccctgtctctactttaaaaaaaaaaaattggggggccagagcagtggctcatgcctataatcccagcacttcgagaagccaaggcaggaggatcgcttgagcccaggagtttgagaccagactaagcaacatagtgagaccctgtttctttttttaatttaaaattttattcttggccgggcacagcagctcatgcctgtaatctcagcactttgggagactgaggcggccagatcgcttgaggtcaggagtttgagatcagcctggccaacatggggaaaccccatctctgctaaaaatacaaaaattagccgggtgtggtgggggcacctgtaattccagctacttgggaggctgaggcaggagaatcgcttgaacctgggaggcagaagttgcagtgagccgagatcgcaccactgcactccagcctgggtgacagagtgagattccatctcacacacacacacaaaaaattaaatttaaaaagtaaaataaaatgaaatattttatggccgggcatggtggctcacgcctgtaatcccagcactttggggggccgaggcaggcagatcacgaggtcaggagtttgagaccaacctggccaacatggtgaaatcccgtctccactaaaaatacaaaaattaaccgggcatggtggcacacgcctgtaatcctagctacttgggaggctgaagcaggagactagcttgaaccagggaggcagaggttgctgtgagttgagatcacgccactgcactccagcctgggtgacagagcaagactctgtctcggggggaaaaaaaaaagtaataattaagatggcaaattttgCTATGACAAATTTTGCTCTGTGTGTTTtgctaaaagttaaaaaaataggaacaggaggccgggcgcagtggctcatgcctgtaatcccagcactttgggaggctgaggcgggcagatcacgaggtcaggagatcaagaccatcctggctaacacggtgaaacccgtctctactaaaaatacaaagaattagccgggcgtggtggcggcgcctgtggtcccagctacttgggaggctgaggcaggagaatggcgtgaacccgggaggcggagcttgcagtgagccggatcgtgccactgcactccagcctgggtgacagaggagactccatctcaaaaaaaaaacaaaaacaataggaACAGGAGCACTAGGGTAGCTAGCTCATGCCAGTTTGCCCAGAACTTTCCCGGTGTTAGCACTCAAAGTTCTGTGTTCCTGGGAGAAATAGGAGGATTAGTCACTCTTATGGGGGCCAACCAGCTCAGTCAGATCATTCCATGACCCCATTCCTATAGggctcagagagggaaagaaacttgcccaaggtcactcagcagagctgaatttttttttttttttttttttgagacggagtctcgctcctcAGGAATCCTTGTTCCACCAGAGGAGACACCTCCTGCTCCTGTGTGGGACCCCCCTCCACCACCTCCAACTTCCTGGAATCCCCTCTGGGTCCCACCAATCCTCCAGGGCTTTCTGGTCCCCTCAGCAGAGGCCCCAGCCCCCAGCAACCACCCCGTTGGCTGGATCCTTCTAAAGTCCCTCATTCTCCTCCTGCACTCACGATGGGGCCACAGACACCCCCACACACAAGTTTGtgtatttactttctttctttctttcttttgagacagagtcttgctctgttgtccaagctggagtacagtggcacaatctcggctccctgcctgtaacctctgcctcccgggttcaagtgattctcctgcctcagcctcccgagtagccgggatcacaggcgtgcaccaccacgtccggctaatttttgtattttttagtagagatgggggtttcaccatgctggccaggctggtctcaaactcctgatctcaggtgatcctgcctcggcctcccaaagtgttaggattataggcgtgagccaccgcggctggccTGTATTTACTTTACAAGTcccacttattttatttatttatttatttatgtttatttttttgagatggagtctcactctgtcgcccagactggagtgccgtggcaggatctcggctcactgcaatctctgcctcccgggttcacgccattctcctgcctcagcctcccgagtagctgggactacaggtgcccgccaccacgccgggctaattttttgtatttttagtggagacagggtttcaccctgttggccatgatggtctcgatctcctgacttcattatgcgcccgcctcggcctcccaaagtgctgggattacaggcttgagccaccgcgcctggcctgttttattgatttttttttttttttttttttttttgagacagagtctcgctctgtcgcccagcccaggctggagtgcagtggcgcgatctcggctcactgcaagctccgcctcccgggttcacgccattctcctgcctcagcctcccgagtagctgggactacaggcgcccacaaccgcgcccggctaattttttgtatttttagtagagacggggtttcaccgtggtctcgatctcctgaccttgtgatccgcccgcctcggcctcccaaagtgctgggattacaggcgtgagccacggcgcccggcatTGATTTTTAACTAAATTCCTCTGAAGAGGAAACTTTCTGACATGATATGAGGAAAACTGGATTTTCTGACACATGTTAAAATAAACACAGaggagctcagtggctcatgcctggaatcccaacagtttgggaggtcgaggctggaagatcacttgagcccaggagttcaagaccagcctgggcaacatagcaagaccctgtctctacaaaaaatattaaaaatcagctgggcttgggggtgcacgcctgtggtcccagctactagggaagctgaggtgtgaggatttcttgagcacaggaggtggaggcttcagtgagctatgatcacgccactgcactcccgcctgggtgacagagcaagaccctgtctcaaaaacagtgCAAAAAGCCACAGAACTTGTACCACCTAAAATCATCCTTGCCTTCACCTTCCTGAAATGCTCCCGGCCAAGAGCAATCTCAGGCCAGTGGTTCTCACCCGGGGGTGATTCTGCACCCCCCAACCAGGGGACACTGGATGgtgtctggagacatttgtgGTCCTCACGTCTTGGGAAGGTGTGAGtggaggccaaggatgctgctcaACCCCTGCAGTGCCCAGGACGGCCCCACCCAGAGAACAGTCCAACCCCAAATATACACAATGCCCCAGGGAAGAAAACTATTCTAAGAGCAGAGAATGGACTCCAATCCtatcctgggccgggcgcggtggctcacacctgtcaacctagcactttgggaggccgaggcgggcagatcacttgaggtcaggagttcgagaccagcctggccaacatggtgaaaccctgtctctactaaaaatacaaaaattagctgggcgtggtggtgggtgtctgtaatcccatgtactcaggaggctgagcaggagaatcacttgaacctgggaggaagaggttgtggtgagccgagatcgcaccgctgcattccagcctgggcgacacagccagacactgcctcaaaaaaaaaaaaaaaaaaaaaaaaaatcctgccccGCTCCCTTAAGGTACCCATCGTGGGCCCAGGAAGGGACTGAGAGTCCAGGGCGGGCACCAGCCCTCACACACAGGCCCCCATGCTGTCCCGTGGCTGACACTTCTCTGGGCCAAGTCATTTCTGGGGTGTGAGGAACTTGGCTGAGGGAAGCCTAGCTCTGGTGAAAGTCCCCTGCCTGGGGGCCTTCCTCCTTGACCCCTGCAGGACCCCGGGTGACAGGCAGCGCACGGAGTCTGCGGAGGGCAGAGGACCTCATTGGAAGCTGGCCTTCTGAGCTCCCATGTGAGGGTGGGAGTCTCAGGCCCACACTGGGGAACTTGGTTCAGGGCTTCTGAGGGCTCTCCCtgtgaggggctggggaggggtgtcTCAGGGTCCCCAGGGTCTGGGGCAGACAGGCAGGAGCCCGCTGTGCCCCTGACTCAGTGGCTTCTCCAGCTGGGAAGGCAATCTTTAGGgggttttttttgaggcagggtctcactctgtcacccaggctggagtgcagtggcaccatcgtggctcacggcaacctcaacctcttgagctcaagcgatcctcccgcttcagcctcccaagtagctgggactacagggcgtACCAcggcgcccagctagtttttttattttatgtagagacgggatctacgtttccaaggctggtctcctgggctcaagggagactcccacctcagcctctcaaagtgctgggattacaggtatgaaccacctgGGTCATTAGGAAGCCAGTCTGCAGCCCCCTCCCTGTCTGGGAGGCGCTGAAGGGTGTGTGCGCAGACAGATGGACAGTCCCTTCCATGGAGAACCGGAATGcgctgccctgccctgcccgcTCCCCTGGGACCGCCCAGTCCTCGGACTCTGCCCTCGGGCCCTTCCCCAGAAGTCCTGCCCGCCATGGGAAGAGAGAGGCTGAGACCCACCCCGATGGAAGCAGAGAGGCCCTGGAAGGTGGGGGAATGTGCCTTTGGTGCCGGCC is a genomic window containing:
- the LOC144337003 gene encoding uncharacterized protein LOC144337003 isoform X2 — translated: MENRNALPCPARSPGTAQSSDSALGPFPRSPARHGKREAETHPDGSREALEASAAFKEVEKALSFREDHGPAPSKTVCN
- the LOC144337003 gene encoding uncharacterized protein LOC144337003 isoform X1, whose amino-acid sequence is MRCPALPAPLGPPSPRTLPSGPSPEVLPAMGRERLRPTPMEAERPWKVGECAFGAGLPPTLFQAPPPHSQHLPLTSASAAFKEVEKALSFREDHGPAPSKTVCN